A window from Cryptomeria japonica chromosome 1, Sugi_1.0, whole genome shotgun sequence encodes these proteins:
- the LOC131030782 gene encoding scopoletin glucosyltransferase → MNGYGKPHVVAVPFPALGHAIPLLDFARLLASHGLTVSYVTTPANVPRLQQQIANAISSRLDVRLVVLPTPAIEGLAEGLESFDQVHPEQFALVFQLAFKLEHAFNRWLLTQFEKENQQGTGPPVCILHDVLLKWKMVVPEERNIPRVVFSTYGAFGLSVLHSAWLSAARNAVEKEGESIVLRLGLPNALRLHKNEIDPFLFDPLRMEYMNGLQSVVQSHGMVLNTLEQLESEHLQHWRNVKGKKVWSIGPVFPPNAFDGSVKVSARGKMADISEEELLKWLDSQSPSSVVYISFGSQAYLSQDQCKALASGLEASGQPFVWSIKICPKIEPMTSERALDVGQAYLPEGFQERTKNRGLVTWGWLPQLLLLSHPSVGAFMSHCGWNSMLESVTLGVPMIMWPMNADQHFNSKLAVKLGIGVQVCEHSTGIPDKERVKNVVRLVLTENDGKEMRSSAAKLKEMARKSVACGGSSFANLQDFLSEIHRLHIARMAVVCAGSSKVQIQDGFHSEFLKLGISEAT, encoded by the coding sequence ATGAACGGTTATGGAAAGCCTCACGTTGTGGCGGTGCCTTTTCCAGCACTGGGTCACGCAATTCCGTTACTGGACTTTGCGAGGCTCCTTGCCTCCCATGGCCTCACAGTCAGTTATGTCACCACGCCTGCAAATGTCCCACGTCTGCAACAACAAATAGCCAACGCTATTTCCTCACGCCTTGACGTTCGCCTCGTAGTTCTTCCTACACCAGCCATAGAAGGTTTAGCCGAGGGATTAGAGAGCTTTGATCAAGTTCACCCTGAACAATTCGCTCTCGTTTTCCAGCTAGCTTTTAAACTAGAGCACGCCTTTAACCGTTGGCTTCTAACCCAATTTGAAAAAGAAAACCAACAGGGAACTGGACCTCCTGTTTGCATTTTGCACGACGTGCTCTTGAAATGGAAAATGGTGGTGCCCGAAGAGCGAAATATCCCGAGGGTGGTATTCAGTACGTATGGCGCATTTGGACTGAGTGTGTTGCATTCTGCATGGCTTTCTGCAGCGCGAAATGCAGTGGAAAAGGAAGGAGAGAGTATTGTGCTGAGGTTGGGTTTGCCCAATGCTCTGAGATTACATAAAAATGAGATCGACCCATTTTTATTCGATCCTTTGAGGATGGAGTATATGAATGGATTGCAGTCGGTAGTTCAAAGTCATGGAATGGTGTTAAATACTTTGGAGCAACTGGAGTCAGAGCATCTCCAACACTGGAGAAATGTGAAAGGGAAAAAAGTATGGTCCATAGGGCCTGTATTCCCACCAAATGCTTTTGATGGGTCAGTGAAGGTTAGTGCCCGAGGCAAAATGGCGGACATTAGCGAAGAGGAGCTGCTCAAATGGTTGGATTCTCAGAGCCCAAGTTCTGTTGTGTATATTTCGTTTGGAAGCCAGGCTTATCTATCTCAAGATCAATGCAAGGCCTTGGCTAGCGGTTTGGAAGCCAGCGGACAGCCCTTCGTTTGGTCAATCAAAATATGCCCAAAGATCGAACCCATGACGTCCGAAAGGGCACTCGATGTGGGTCAAGCATATCTTCCCGAGGGTTTTCAAGAGCGAACAAAAAACAGAGGTTTGGTCACATGGGGCTGGTTGCCGCAGCTTCTTCTTCTTTCTCACCCTTCTGTAGGGGCTTTCATGAGCCACTGTGGGTGGAATTCCATGCTTGAAAGCGTGACTTTGGGCGTCCCTATGATTATGTGGCCCATGAATGCAGATCAGCATTTCAATTCGAAACTAGCAGTCAAATTGGGGATTGGAGTCCAAGTGTGCGAGCACTCCACTGGGATTCCGGATAAGGAAAGAGTGAAGAATGTTGTGAGACTCGTCTTGACTGAAAATGATGGGAAAGAGATGAGAAGTAGTGCGGCAAAATTGAAGGAGATGGCACGAAAGAGTGTGGCATGTGGAGGATCTTCTTTTGCAAACTTGCAAGATTTTTTGAGCGAGATTCATAGGCTGCATATTGCAAGAATGGCTGTTGTATGTGCAGGATCCTCGAAAGTTCAGATTCAAGATGGTTTTCATAGTGAGTTTCTTAAGCTCGGCATATCCGAAGCTACGTAA